One genomic region from Salvelinus sp. IW2-2015 linkage group LG12, ASM291031v2, whole genome shotgun sequence encodes:
- the cd99 gene encoding CD99 molecule isoform X3, with amino-acid sequence MKSCLWIALLVTLVIGTKTQDFNLYDGLDLDDPTTTIPKLPKQPATDPSPGGGFDLFDALGPEEPEKPAGIPPKEGGTDPKPVDPKKTAEDPVPGKPAVVPPKDGGTGGGSFGDNDLFDLSDNDNYKPDPGKGGGGGARAADPAPSDPNGGGGADQPQGEEAGSGQIAGIVSGIGVALLGAASSYFAYQKKKLCFKVQGGEDPESGKNAHGAQSEPQVMSNLLRSS; translated from the exons ACTTCAATCTTTATGATGGCCTTGATCTTG ATGACCCTACAACTACTATTCCAAAACTGCCAAAGCAACCTGCAACGGATCCCAGTCCAG GAGGTGGATTTGATCTATTCGATGCTCTCGGTCCAGAAG AGCCTGAGAAACCAGCTGGGATCCCTCCTAAAGAAGGTGGAACTG ATCCCAAACCTGTAGATCCCAAAAAAACAGCTGAGG ATCCCGTACCGGGTAAACCAGCTGTTGTTCCACCTAAAGATGGAGGCACCG GTGGCGGGTCCTTCGGAGACAATGACCTGTTTGATTTGAGCGATAACGATAACTACAAGCCTGATCCCGgcaagggaggtggaggaggag CACGTGCAGCTGACCCAGCTCCCTCAGATCCCAATG GAGGAGGTGGTGCAGATCAACCTCAAG gtgaagaagctggatctGGGCAGATCGCTGGCATAGTGAGTGGAATAGGAGTGGCCCTCCTTGGTGCTGCCTCTAGCTACTTTGCCTACCAGAAGAAGAAACTGTGTTTCAAGGTTCAGGGAG GTGAAGACCCAGAAAGTGGAAAGAACGCACATGGAGCTCAGTCTGAACCCCAAG TGATGAGCAACTTGCTCAGGTCATCCTAA
- the cd99 gene encoding CD99 molecule isoform X1, protein MKSCLWIALLVTLVIGTKTQDFNLYDGLDLDDPTTTIPKLPKQPATDPSPGGGFDLFDALGPEEPEKPAGIPPKEGGTDPKPVDPKKTAEDGMGFDLSDALGPDPVPGKPAVVPPKDGGTGGGSFGDNDLFDLSDNDNYKPDPGKGGGGGARAADPAPSDPNGGGGADQPQGEEAGSGQIAGIVSGIGVALLGAASSYFAYQKKKLCFKVQGGEDPESGKNAHGAQSEPQVMSNLLRSS, encoded by the exons ACTTCAATCTTTATGATGGCCTTGATCTTG ATGACCCTACAACTACTATTCCAAAACTGCCAAAGCAACCTGCAACGGATCCCAGTCCAG GAGGTGGATTTGATCTATTCGATGCTCTCGGTCCAGAAG AGCCTGAGAAACCAGCTGGGATCCCTCCTAAAGAAGGTGGAACTG ATCCCAAACCTGTAGATCCCAAAAAAACAGCTGAGG ATGGGATGGGTTTTGACCTGTCTGATGCCTTGGGTCCAG ATCCCGTACCGGGTAAACCAGCTGTTGTTCCACCTAAAGATGGAGGCACCG GTGGCGGGTCCTTCGGAGACAATGACCTGTTTGATTTGAGCGATAACGATAACTACAAGCCTGATCCCGgcaagggaggtggaggaggag CACGTGCAGCTGACCCAGCTCCCTCAGATCCCAATG GAGGAGGTGGTGCAGATCAACCTCAAG gtgaagaagctggatctGGGCAGATCGCTGGCATAGTGAGTGGAATAGGAGTGGCCCTCCTTGGTGCTGCCTCTAGCTACTTTGCCTACCAGAAGAAGAAACTGTGTTTCAAGGTTCAGGGAG GTGAAGACCCAGAAAGTGGAAAGAACGCACATGGAGCTCAGTCTGAACCCCAAG TGATGAGCAACTTGCTCAGGTCATCCTAA
- the cd99 gene encoding CD99 molecule isoform X2 → MKSCLWIALLVTLVIGTKTQDFNLYDGLDLDDPTTTIPKLPKQPATDPSPGGGFDLFDALGPEEPEKPAGIPPKEGGTDPKPVDPKKTAEDGMGFDLSDALGPDPVPGKPAVVPPKDGGTGGGSFGDNDLFDLSDNDNYKPDPGKGGGGGARAADPAPSDPNGGGGADQPQGEEAGSGQIAGIVSGIGVALLGAASSYFAYQKKKLCFKVQGGEDPESGKNAHGAQSEPQD, encoded by the exons ACTTCAATCTTTATGATGGCCTTGATCTTG ATGACCCTACAACTACTATTCCAAAACTGCCAAAGCAACCTGCAACGGATCCCAGTCCAG GAGGTGGATTTGATCTATTCGATGCTCTCGGTCCAGAAG AGCCTGAGAAACCAGCTGGGATCCCTCCTAAAGAAGGTGGAACTG ATCCCAAACCTGTAGATCCCAAAAAAACAGCTGAGG ATGGGATGGGTTTTGACCTGTCTGATGCCTTGGGTCCAG ATCCCGTACCGGGTAAACCAGCTGTTGTTCCACCTAAAGATGGAGGCACCG GTGGCGGGTCCTTCGGAGACAATGACCTGTTTGATTTGAGCGATAACGATAACTACAAGCCTGATCCCGgcaagggaggtggaggaggag CACGTGCAGCTGACCCAGCTCCCTCAGATCCCAATG GAGGAGGTGGTGCAGATCAACCTCAAG gtgaagaagctggatctGGGCAGATCGCTGGCATAGTGAGTGGAATAGGAGTGGCCCTCCTTGGTGCTGCCTCTAGCTACTTTGCCTACCAGAAGAAGAAACTGTGTTTCAAGGTTCAGGGAG GTGAAGACCCAGAAAGTGGAAAGAACGCACATGGAGCTCAGTCTGAACCCCAAG ATTAG
- the cd99 gene encoding CD99 molecule isoform X5 — MKSCLWIALLVTLVIGTKTQDFNLYDGLDLDDPTTTIPKLPKQPATDPSPEPEKPAGIPPKEGGTDPKPVDPKKTAEDPVPGKPAVVPPKDGGTGGGSFGDNDLFDLSDNDNYKPDPGKGGGGGARAADPAPSDPNGGGGADQPQGEEAGSGQIAGIVSGIGVALLGAASSYFAYQKKKLCFKVQGGEDPESGKNAHGAQSEPQVMSNLLRSS, encoded by the exons ACTTCAATCTTTATGATGGCCTTGATCTTG ATGACCCTACAACTACTATTCCAAAACTGCCAAAGCAACCTGCAACGGATCCCAGTCCAG AGCCTGAGAAACCAGCTGGGATCCCTCCTAAAGAAGGTGGAACTG ATCCCAAACCTGTAGATCCCAAAAAAACAGCTGAGG ATCCCGTACCGGGTAAACCAGCTGTTGTTCCACCTAAAGATGGAGGCACCG GTGGCGGGTCCTTCGGAGACAATGACCTGTTTGATTTGAGCGATAACGATAACTACAAGCCTGATCCCGgcaagggaggtggaggaggag CACGTGCAGCTGACCCAGCTCCCTCAGATCCCAATG GAGGAGGTGGTGCAGATCAACCTCAAG gtgaagaagctggatctGGGCAGATCGCTGGCATAGTGAGTGGAATAGGAGTGGCCCTCCTTGGTGCTGCCTCTAGCTACTTTGCCTACCAGAAGAAGAAACTGTGTTTCAAGGTTCAGGGAG GTGAAGACCCAGAAAGTGGAAAGAACGCACATGGAGCTCAGTCTGAACCCCAAG TGATGAGCAACTTGCTCAGGTCATCCTAA
- the cd99 gene encoding CD99 molecule isoform X4 — translation MKSCLWIALLVTLVIGTKTQDFNLYDGLDLDDPTTTIPKLPKQPATDPSPEPEKPAGIPPKEGGTDPKPVDPKKTAEDGMGFDLSDALGPDPVPGKPAVVPPKDGGTGGGSFGDNDLFDLSDNDNYKPDPGKGGGGGARAADPAPSDPNGGGGADQPQGEEAGSGQIAGIVSGIGVALLGAASSYFAYQKKKLCFKVQGGEDPESGKNAHGAQSEPQVMSNLLRSS, via the exons ACTTCAATCTTTATGATGGCCTTGATCTTG ATGACCCTACAACTACTATTCCAAAACTGCCAAAGCAACCTGCAACGGATCCCAGTCCAG AGCCTGAGAAACCAGCTGGGATCCCTCCTAAAGAAGGTGGAACTG ATCCCAAACCTGTAGATCCCAAAAAAACAGCTGAGG ATGGGATGGGTTTTGACCTGTCTGATGCCTTGGGTCCAG ATCCCGTACCGGGTAAACCAGCTGTTGTTCCACCTAAAGATGGAGGCACCG GTGGCGGGTCCTTCGGAGACAATGACCTGTTTGATTTGAGCGATAACGATAACTACAAGCCTGATCCCGgcaagggaggtggaggaggag CACGTGCAGCTGACCCAGCTCCCTCAGATCCCAATG GAGGAGGTGGTGCAGATCAACCTCAAG gtgaagaagctggatctGGGCAGATCGCTGGCATAGTGAGTGGAATAGGAGTGGCCCTCCTTGGTGCTGCCTCTAGCTACTTTGCCTACCAGAAGAAGAAACTGTGTTTCAAGGTTCAGGGAG GTGAAGACCCAGAAAGTGGAAAGAACGCACATGGAGCTCAGTCTGAACCCCAAG TGATGAGCAACTTGCTCAGGTCATCCTAA